atcgccgaatgagttgagatcccacccgccggagccggagccgccatagttgccctcgccgtcgccggacatcttgagttgggttatgaaaatttcagcgaaaatttgagagaaaatttagatgataggaagaatagatgtgtagttgtgtgtaaatgaggatgggtttaggagtatttatagagtaaaaaatttaataaaaaacaaaaaaaatataaaacaaaaaaacggtaataataccgttacaaaaaattttttttttatttaaattcgattttttttttaaaaaaaatatttattgcgtcagcacgtgacgacgcccactcgcgggccggcgagtgggcgtcacgcacgacgctgGGCTGCGCCACGtagcctaggcgcgtggcgagacagctcgtctcgtggctcgccgaggcgagacgcgcgacgagacgggacgagatggaggctgcaacgcgtctcgccggggtctcgtctcgctgagacgagacgcgagacgccggcgagacccgttgtggatggtctaaactTTAGGATGTGTCACATGTAAATATAATAGTGGTAGGTAGATTCGATTTCACTTTTTCATCCACTTTTTCCTATTTCTCATGTGCAATTTAAGTGTAATAAAACAGTTCAACTTCCTTTGGGGTGAATTTTTCTTCTATATGGTTATATCCATTTTACTTTAATTCATTGCATCCTCATCGTTGATACTCATTGAGATTATAAGCATTTTTTCTGTCCAATAATCCAATTGAACTTTCGTTATATGGTACTACTTAAATGAACTattgtaattttgttttattcaatTCTTCCATTAATATTCCCTCCATTCGCCATTAATGTCCCGTATTTCTTATTTGTTGTCGACCATTAATATCTTATTTAACTTTCATTGAACTCATATTCCTCTAACTTAGCTCGTATATATGGAACATCTTTTCCCAGGGGAAGGGAGTAATTAGTTGAAGAGTAAAAAGAAGTTAGTTTTGGACCATTTTTTAGAACATTAGACATTCTTACTTTCATAAATACTCACACATCTCCTGTTTGTGTGTGTTAACCCCAATAAAACAGATCAAACTAATAAGCACTACAACTCATGAAAACATTAAGTCTAGTAGCAAAGATGAGCATTCATGGTTGTGTTAATGCATAGCTAATCAAATATAAGAAACAAGAATTAATGCATAGAAACAAGAATCAAATATGGTTTCTTCCAAAATACACCAACATCAAAGTATTGAACAACTTTATTCCCAGAAAAATAAACTCATCTACATCCTACCAACTTAACATGTCAACCCTCGAATTCAATGGCCAAGCACTTCAACGTGCACGAAAGAAAATTTGAGACTCAGTAGCCATGGCCAAACTACCATGCCAAACAGGGATAACATACTTATAATTCTTAACTTAAGGAAAGAATAGCAACTTGCACAAGCCGAGATCGAGATTTAGTCGTCTAATCCGCTCTAGACTGACCAGCacgagatgagagaatgatgccAACAATGAGACCATAGAGAGCCAAGGCTTCAGCGAAAATGAGGATAAGAATCATTCCGACAAAGAGCTTGGGTTGTTGTGCATTGGCTCTGTCATTGTACaaaatagtggaatgtgaataGCAGTGTAGTCTCATAAAAACAATATGcataaaaagaaaacacaaagaTTATCACTTCTAGTTGATGAATGCAGTTAAGATCAAATGCCACGTTTTGACTGAGAATGAAAATGGCCAAAGGTGCACTAAACAAGAGAACTATCTGGTCAATTTCCCCATATAGCCACACCCCAGATCCTCCTCATACTTAACCAGTTCACCTTGAAGCTAAACTTTAGTAACATAACATCTAGGCAATGTAAGAGGTTTATCCCACTCTCATCAATTCGATGTGATAACAAAGCAAACTAGTAATAACCTTGAAAACCAGAACAAGAACCTTAATGCAAGAGGTTTCATTCACTAGTATAATATTGAAGCTTAGCCTTTAGTAGCATAACATCTAGGCAATGTAATTCGAAAGTTATAGAAATACTTTTAAAGCTTGTCCCACTCTCATTCATTCTATGtgaaaacaagaacaagaacCTTAATGCAAGAGGTAATAGGTTCATTCACTAGTATAATACTGAAGCTAGCCTTTAGTAGCATAAATCCCTCAGATTTACAAATTATACACACGCAGAAAATGTCAAACAGTCGATTATATGAAACTAAGCAAACGATCAATAAACCAATCACGGAGAGTAAACTAGCAATACCACAACTAAGAAATTACTACTATTACGTAATCCAGATGACGAAAGAGAaacaaaaaattagaaatttattAGGATTAGAAATAACCTAACACCAGCATCACCAACGATTCCGATGGCCATACCGGCGGCAAGGCCGGCGAGACCGCAAGCAAGTCCAGAAGAGAGGTGAGCGTAGCCATCAAACAAGTAGTAAGACTTGGCCTTAGGGTTAATACCGGTGCTAATGATGACAGCAATAATCAAACCATAAATCCCCAAAACACCAGCCATAACCACCGGAACAATAGACTTCATCACCAGCTCCGGCCTCATCACACCCATCGACGCCACTCCGACGCCGCTCTTGGCGGTTCCGTACGCCGCTCCCATACCTAATCAGAAACAAATTCAGAGCAGCGATAGGTTTAGATCTGAAATTGAAGGGCGGATGCGATCCGTGGATCAAAAGAGAGCTTACAGGAGAAGACTAGAGCGGCGGCAGCGCCGAGGAAGCCGAAGAACGGTGCCGTTTCATCGCCGCTGAAGGTAGACGACATGATGGATCGGTTTGGATTAGCGCAGAGATTGGATCTGAGATGATCTTCGGATTGATGAATGAAGCTAAAGTTTAGAGCTtgattattagtattatatgcTTCTATCTGATTGCTTGGGTTGCGAGTGGAGGACCTCGACTCAATCCGTATTTTAAATTACCCTTTTACCCCTTCTCTTATTTCATATTAATGGATGCATTTCTTTCCGCCATTTAGATTAAGAAAAAGATGTGTTATGTACTAAATAAAcagctactccctccgtcccacaataattgtcactcttttctatTTAGGTCCtgcattctactaactcacttcactcacattttattataaaatcaatataaaaaaatgggtcacacattccacttacttttccaaccaact
This sequence is a window from Salvia splendens isolate huo1 chromosome 5, SspV2, whole genome shotgun sequence. Protein-coding genes within it:
- the LOC121805144 gene encoding V-type proton ATPase 16 kDa proteolipid subunit, with the translated sequence MSSTFSGDETAPFFGFLGAAAALVFSCMGAAYGTAKSGVGVASMGVMRPELVMKSIVPVVMAGVLGIYGLIIAVIISTGINPKAKSYYLFDGYAHLSSGLACGLAGLAAGMAIGIVGDAGVRANAQQPKLFVGMILILIFAEALALYGLIVGIILSSRAGQSRAD